In Rhizobium lusitanum, a genomic segment contains:
- a CDS encoding sugar ABC transporter ATP-binding protein, with amino-acid sequence MTTVLQRPATGTPMVDSTAILEMRGISQIFPGVKALDGVSISLYPGKVTALIGENGAGKSTLVKILTGIYRPNEGEVLVDGKPTTFHNAQAAIDAGVTAIHQETVLFDELTVAENIFLGHAPRTKFRTIDWKTMNSRARLLLESLESTIDPSIRLKDLSIAQRHLVAIARALSIEARIVIMDEPTAALSRKEIDDLFRIVGNLKAQGKAILFISHKFDEVYEIADNFVVFRDGRAVGNGRLKETPQGEIVRMMVGRDVKDAFPKVQVAIGDTVLEVANYCHRTEFRDISFKLRRGEILGVYGLIGAGRSELCQSLFGITRPLSGKLTLNGEDIRIHSPQDAIRAGIVYVPEERGRHGLALPMPIYQNMSLPSLGRTSRKGFLKAADEFALARKYAERLDLRAAALSVPVGTLSGGNQQKVVIGKWLATQPKIIILDEPTKGIDIGSKAAVHGFISELAAEGLSIIMISSELPEIIGMSDRVLVMKEGLSAGLFDREGLTPETLVRAATGNA; translated from the coding sequence ATGACCACAGTCCTTCAACGACCCGCCACAGGTACGCCAATGGTGGACAGTACAGCCATTCTGGAAATGCGCGGCATTTCGCAGATCTTTCCCGGCGTGAAGGCGCTCGACGGCGTCAGCATCTCGCTCTACCCCGGCAAGGTCACCGCGCTTATCGGCGAAAACGGCGCCGGCAAGTCGACGCTCGTCAAGATTCTCACCGGCATCTATCGCCCGAACGAAGGTGAAGTTCTCGTCGACGGCAAGCCGACCACGTTTCATAACGCCCAGGCCGCCATCGACGCCGGCGTCACCGCCATTCACCAGGAAACCGTGCTCTTCGACGAGCTGACGGTCGCCGAAAACATCTTTCTTGGCCACGCGCCGCGCACGAAATTCCGCACCATCGACTGGAAGACGATGAACAGCCGGGCACGGCTGTTGCTGGAATCGCTGGAAAGCACCATCGATCCGTCGATCCGCCTGAAGGACCTCTCCATCGCGCAGCGCCATCTCGTGGCGATCGCCCGCGCGCTGTCGATCGAGGCCCGCATCGTCATCATGGATGAGCCAACCGCGGCTCTTTCCCGCAAGGAAATCGACGACCTTTTCCGGATCGTCGGCAACCTGAAGGCCCAGGGCAAAGCCATCCTCTTCATCAGCCACAAGTTCGACGAAGTCTATGAAATCGCCGATAATTTCGTCGTCTTCCGTGACGGCCGCGCTGTTGGCAATGGCCGGCTCAAGGAGACGCCGCAGGGCGAGATCGTCCGCATGATGGTCGGACGCGACGTGAAGGATGCTTTCCCAAAGGTACAAGTCGCCATCGGCGATACCGTGCTCGAAGTCGCCAACTATTGCCACCGCACCGAATTCCGCGACATTTCCTTCAAGCTGCGCCGTGGCGAAATCCTTGGCGTCTACGGCTTGATCGGCGCTGGTCGCTCCGAGCTCTGTCAATCACTGTTCGGCATCACCAGACCGCTCTCCGGTAAGCTGACGCTGAACGGCGAGGACATCCGTATCCATTCGCCGCAGGATGCCATCCGCGCCGGTATCGTCTACGTACCGGAGGAGCGCGGCCGTCACGGTCTGGCGCTGCCGATGCCGATTTATCAGAACATGTCGCTGCCGTCGCTCGGACGCACCTCGCGCAAAGGCTTCCTGAAGGCAGCCGACGAGTTCGCGCTCGCCCGCAAATATGCCGAACGGCTGGACCTGCGCGCCGCCGCCTTGTCGGTGCCGGTCGGCACGCTGTCAGGTGGCAACCAGCAGAAGGTTGTCATCGGCAAATGGCTGGCGACGCAGCCGAAGATCATCATCCTCGACGAGCCGACCAAGGGTATCGACATCGGCTCCAAGGCCGCCGTTCACGGCTTCATCAGCGAACTGGCAGCGGAAGGCCTCAGCATCATCATGATCTCCTCCGAACTTCCCGAAATCATCGGCATGTCGGACCGGGTTCTGGTGATGAAGGAGGGGCTATCGGCCGGCCTCTTCGATCGCGAGGGGCTGACACCGGAAACGCTGGTTCGCGCCGCCACGGGCAATGCATAG
- a CDS encoding ABC transporter permease, translating to MPRILKRRETLLFAIIIVMIAGFATRAAGFAEPSNLANIFNDTSILIILALAQMTVILTKSIDLSVAANLAFTGMAVAMLNAAYPDLPLIILVITAIGMGAALGAINGYLVWALEIPPIVVTLGTLTIYRGMAFVLSGGAWVNAHQFTPEFLSVPRTPLLGLPVLAWIGIAIVLMMYFVLRYTRFGRSAYASGGNPVAAVYAGIDVGWTRFLAFVLSGALAGLCGYLWVSRYAVAYVDIANGFELDSVAACVIGGISIAGGVGSVAGTVLGALFLGVIKNALPVIGISPFTQMAISGTVIIFAVVFNARRERNRGRIILRDQAAKEASIKEVTA from the coding sequence ATGCCACGCATCCTCAAAAGACGCGAAACGCTGCTTTTTGCCATCATCATCGTGATGATCGCGGGCTTTGCGACGCGCGCGGCCGGCTTTGCCGAGCCTAGCAATCTCGCCAACATCTTCAACGACACCTCTATCCTGATCATCCTGGCGCTGGCGCAGATGACCGTCATCCTGACGAAATCGATCGATCTTTCCGTCGCCGCCAATCTCGCCTTCACCGGCATGGCTGTTGCGATGCTGAACGCCGCTTATCCCGACCTGCCGCTGATCATCCTGGTGATCACCGCCATCGGCATGGGCGCGGCGCTCGGCGCCATCAACGGCTATCTCGTCTGGGCGCTGGAAATCCCGCCGATCGTCGTGACGCTCGGCACGCTGACCATCTATCGCGGGATGGCCTTCGTGCTGTCCGGCGGCGCCTGGGTCAACGCCCATCAGTTCACGCCGGAATTCCTCAGCGTACCGCGCACGCCTCTGCTCGGCCTGCCCGTGCTTGCCTGGATCGGCATTGCCATCGTGCTGATGATGTATTTCGTGCTGCGCTATACACGCTTCGGTCGCTCGGCCTATGCCAGCGGCGGTAATCCGGTCGCGGCGGTCTATGCCGGCATCGATGTCGGCTGGACGCGCTTCCTTGCCTTCGTGCTATCGGGGGCGCTGGCGGGTCTTTGCGGCTATCTCTGGGTGTCGCGCTACGCCGTCGCCTATGTCGACATCGCCAATGGTTTCGAGCTCGACAGCGTCGCCGCCTGCGTCATCGGCGGCATCTCGATTGCCGGAGGCGTTGGCTCAGTCGCCGGTACCGTGCTCGGCGCGCTGTTCCTCGGTGTGATCAAGAACGCCCTTCCCGTCATCGGCATTTCGCCGTTCACGCAGATGGCGATCTCCGGAACCGTCATCATCTTCGCCGTTGTCTTCAACGCCCGGCGTGAACGCAATCGCGGCCGCATCATCCTTCGGGATCAGGCGGCGAAAGAAGCCTCGATCAAGGAGGTCACCGCATGA
- a CDS encoding HD domain-containing protein, whose product MTQATETIAGIRIPDSQMAKAATELVRDTETDLLYHHSRRVFLFGALTGERKKLKYDPELLYIGTMFHDMGLFDSHASETERFEVDGANAARDFLKAYDISERDVEDVWDSIALHTTPGIPQHKRPTVALVTAGVEMDVLGIAYHDFTEEQRHEVCTCHPRGLKFKHGILSAFCYGTIKKPDTTFGNVKADVLERMDPTYKRVNFAEMIMDSAWDS is encoded by the coding sequence ATGACCCAGGCAACCGAAACTATCGCCGGAATCAGGATACCGGACAGCCAGATGGCAAAGGCGGCGACGGAGTTGGTGCGTGACACCGAAACCGACCTTCTCTACCACCACTCCCGCCGTGTCTTTCTATTCGGCGCACTGACGGGAGAGCGCAAGAAGCTCAAATACGATCCGGAACTGCTGTATATCGGCACCATGTTCCATGATATGGGCCTGTTCGACTCCCACGCCAGCGAGACCGAGCGTTTCGAGGTCGATGGCGCCAACGCCGCTCGTGACTTTCTGAAGGCCTATGACATATCCGAGCGCGATGTCGAGGATGTCTGGGATTCGATCGCATTGCACACAACACCCGGCATTCCGCAGCACAAGCGCCCGACAGTCGCTCTCGTCACCGCCGGCGTCGAGATGGACGTGCTCGGCATTGCCTATCATGATTTCACCGAAGAGCAGCGCCATGAGGTCTGCACCTGCCATCCGCGCGGCCTGAAATTCAAGCACGGCATTCTCTCGGCCTTCTGCTACGGCACGATCAAGAAGCCGGACACCACCTTCGGCAACGTCAAGGCCGACGTGCTGGAGCGCATGGATCCGACCTACAAGCGAGTGAATTTTGCCGAAATGATCATGGATTCGGCCTGGGATAGCTGA
- a CDS encoding LysR family transcriptional regulator, whose amino-acid sequence MKVLVKVADAGSFADAARQLHISPPVVTRAVAFLEEVTGARLFLRSTRSVKLTAQGRHYVEDCRRILSDIDEAEASAGGSYATPSGMLTVTAPVLFGQYYVMPIVTAFLALHPAVTGRVLLFDRIVNLVEEGIDVAVRIGRLPDSSYNATKVGTVRRVVCGAPSYFERNGVPQTPADLVGHTIIANTGSSARLDWHFGLEGKFSPALHPRLFCNSVEASISAASSGWGLARALSYQVAKPIAEDRLRIILEDFEEEPLPIHVVHPEGRHVSAKTRAFVDFAVEQLRFR is encoded by the coding sequence ATGAAGGTGCTGGTGAAGGTGGCCGATGCCGGTAGTTTCGCCGATGCGGCGCGGCAGCTGCACATAAGCCCGCCGGTCGTGACCCGTGCTGTCGCCTTTCTCGAAGAGGTGACCGGCGCGCGGCTGTTCCTGCGCTCGACGCGTTCGGTGAAACTGACGGCGCAGGGCCGTCACTATGTCGAGGATTGTCGCCGTATTCTCAGCGATATCGATGAGGCCGAGGCCTCGGCTGGGGGCTCTTACGCGACGCCCTCCGGCATGTTGACCGTCACGGCGCCGGTGCTGTTCGGGCAATATTACGTAATGCCCATCGTCACAGCGTTTCTGGCCCTGCATCCGGCGGTCACAGGCCGCGTGCTGCTGTTCGATCGCATCGTCAATCTGGTGGAAGAGGGGATCGATGTCGCCGTGCGCATCGGCCGCCTGCCGGATTCCAGCTACAATGCTACCAAGGTCGGCACCGTGCGCCGTGTCGTTTGTGGCGCGCCATCCTATTTCGAGCGCAATGGCGTCCCGCAGACCCCCGCCGATCTCGTCGGCCACACGATCATTGCAAACACCGGTTCATCCGCGCGGCTCGATTGGCATTTTGGTCTCGAGGGCAAGTTCTCTCCTGCTCTCCATCCGCGTTTGTTCTGCAACTCGGTCGAAGCCTCGATTTCGGCGGCATCGAGCGGTTGGGGCCTGGCACGCGCACTTTCCTATCAGGTTGCAAAACCAATTGCGGAGGATCGATTGCGCATTATTCTGGAGGATTTCGAGGAGGAACCGTTGCCGATCCATGTCGTGCATCCCGAGGGCCGGCACGTCTCTGCGAAGACGCGAGCCTTTGTCGACTTTGCCGTGGAACAACTGCGCTTTCGATAA
- the rhaM gene encoding L-rhamnose mutarotase — protein sequence MTASLERHAFKMTLNPGMEAEYRKRHDEIWPELVELLHQAGASDYSIHLDRETNTLFGVLTRPRDHTLASLPNHPVMKKWWAHMADIMATNPDNSPVQSDLVTVFHLP from the coding sequence ATGACCGCATCTCTCGAACGCCACGCTTTCAAGATGACGCTCAATCCCGGCATGGAAGCCGAGTACCGGAAGCGCCATGACGAGATCTGGCCGGAACTGGTCGAGCTACTGCATCAGGCCGGTGCCAGCGACTATTCCATCCATCTCGACCGCGAGACCAACACGCTATTCGGCGTCCTCACGCGACCCAGGGATCACACGCTAGCGAGCCTTCCAAACCACCCCGTCATGAAGAAATGGTGGGCGCATATGGCCGATATCATGGCCACCAACCCCGACAACTCGCCCGTTCAGAGCGATCTCGTCACGGTCTTTCATCTGCCATGA
- a CDS encoding pyridoxamine 5'-phosphate oxidase family protein: MFTADKAENDSPWHAGEIALQETAGVAERMSEIGQRVLRDHLIDQHRDFYPQLPFIVLGSVDATGDAWATLRAARPGFLHSPDIHTLSLDLTRDPADPADAGMEDGSAIGMLGIELHTRRRNRLNGTISRHGDNGFEVNVDQAFGNCPRYIQLRDFTFVRDPSERTDQLALHLTELDTRAKEMIAGADTFFVASYVDREGGQRQVDVSHRGGKAGFVRVGGDGVLTVPDFAGNLFFNTLGNFVLNPKAGLVFADFDRGELLQLTGEAKVVLDSPEIASFQGAERLWRFTPHRIIRRPGALPLRWKFHENGWSPSSLMTGSWDAASDGADGDQKQL; this comes from the coding sequence ATGTTCACCGCCGACAAAGCCGAAAATGACTCTCCCTGGCATGCCGGGGAAATCGCCCTGCAGGAAACGGCTGGCGTGGCGGAACGAATGAGTGAAATCGGCCAGCGCGTGCTGCGCGATCACCTGATCGATCAGCACCGCGACTTCTACCCGCAACTGCCGTTCATCGTGCTTGGCAGCGTCGATGCTACAGGCGACGCCTGGGCGACGCTGCGGGCCGCCCGTCCTGGCTTTCTGCATAGTCCGGACATCCATACGCTGAGTCTCGACCTTACCCGTGACCCGGCCGATCCCGCCGATGCGGGCATGGAGGATGGCAGCGCTATCGGCATGCTGGGGATCGAGCTTCATACGCGCCGGCGCAACCGGCTCAACGGCACGATCAGCCGGCACGGAGACAATGGCTTTGAAGTCAACGTCGATCAGGCTTTCGGCAATTGTCCTAGATATATCCAGCTGCGGGACTTCACCTTCGTCCGCGATCCGTCTGAACGGACGGATCAGTTGGCGTTGCATCTGACCGAACTTGACACCAGGGCAAAGGAGATGATCGCCGGCGCCGACACCTTCTTCGTTGCCTCCTATGTGGATCGCGAGGGCGGGCAAAGACAGGTGGACGTGTCTCATCGCGGCGGCAAAGCTGGTTTTGTGCGGGTCGGCGGTGACGGCGTCCTGACCGTTCCGGATTTTGCCGGCAACCTGTTCTTCAACACGCTCGGCAATTTCGTCCTCAATCCGAAGGCCGGGCTGGTCTTTGCTGATTTCGACCGCGGCGAACTGCTGCAACTCACCGGCGAGGCAAAGGTCGTTCTGGATTCGCCGGAGATCGCCAGCTTTCAGGGCGCGGAAAGGCTGTGGCGCTTCACGCCACACAGGATTATCCGCCGTCCGGGTGCGTTGCCGCTGCGCTGGAAATTCCATGAGAACGGCTGGTCGCCCAGTTCGCTGATGACCGGGAGCTGGGATGCCGCCAGCGACGGAGCTGATGGTGATCAAAAACAGCTTTAA
- a CDS encoding ABC transporter permease produces MSIVSEAPTEKRSIPDRLGTPFKRILASWEVLLLGVAIAIFIFNSLASPYFLDPYNLSDATFNFTEKAMIAFAMALLVIAGEIDLSVAAIIALASTAMGAAAQAGVDTVGLVAIGLGVGLLCGLFNGFLVSGLKLPSIVVTIGTMSLFRGISYIVLGDQAYGNYPDSFAYFGQGYVVWVFSFEFVLFIVLAIIFAIVLHATNFGRQVYTIGNNDFAARFSGIPVERVKFILFLLTGLMSGIAAVCLTSRLGSTRPSIALGWELEVVTMVVLGGVSILGGSGTIGGVVIAAFVMGLVTFGLGLLNVPGIVMSIFIGLLLIITIALPIVAKRIKTMSSK; encoded by the coding sequence ATGAGCATCGTTTCAGAAGCCCCTACGGAAAAGCGCAGCATTCCCGATCGTCTCGGCACGCCGTTCAAACGGATACTGGCCAGCTGGGAGGTGCTGTTGCTCGGTGTCGCCATCGCGATCTTCATTTTCAATTCGCTGGCGTCACCCTACTTCCTCGATCCGTATAATCTCTCGGACGCAACGTTCAATTTCACTGAGAAGGCAATGATCGCCTTTGCCATGGCGCTGCTGGTCATCGCCGGCGAAATCGACCTTTCGGTTGCCGCCATCATCGCGCTTGCCTCGACCGCCATGGGCGCTGCCGCACAGGCAGGCGTCGATACGGTCGGCCTCGTTGCCATCGGGCTCGGGGTCGGATTGCTCTGCGGCCTCTTCAACGGCTTCCTCGTCTCCGGGCTGAAACTGCCCTCGATCGTCGTCACCATCGGCACGATGAGCCTGTTTCGCGGCATTTCCTATATTGTGCTCGGCGACCAGGCTTACGGCAATTATCCCGACAGCTTCGCCTATTTCGGCCAGGGCTATGTCGTCTGGGTGTTCTCCTTCGAATTCGTCCTCTTCATCGTGCTGGCAATCATCTTCGCGATCGTGCTGCATGCCACCAATTTCGGCCGGCAGGTCTATACGATCGGCAATAATGATTTCGCCGCGCGCTTCTCCGGCATCCCGGTCGAGCGGGTCAAATTCATCCTGTTCCTGCTGACCGGCCTGATGAGCGGCATCGCCGCCGTGTGCCTCACCTCACGCCTCGGCTCGACGCGACCATCGATCGCGCTCGGCTGGGAGCTGGAAGTCGTGACCATGGTCGTCCTCGGTGGCGTCTCGATCCTCGGCGGCTCCGGTACGATCGGCGGCGTCGTCATCGCCGCCTTCGTCATGGGTCTTGTGACCTTCGGCCTCGGCCTGCTCAACGTACCCGGCATCGTCATGTCGATCTTCATCGGCCTGCTCCTGATCATAACCATCGCCCTGCCGATCGTCGCAAAACGCATCAAGACCATGAGCTCCAAATGA
- a CDS encoding FGGY-family carbohydrate kinase: MTATPTYRRIAVLDIGKTNAKVVVLDAQSGAEIAAVRTANTALKTGPYPHYDIERLWDFAIAALKGFAETPGFDAISITTHGASAVLLAADGSLAMPVLDYEHAYPDAVRDAYERLRPPFSETFSPKLSGGLNVGAQIHYQKSQFPDDFASARAILTYPQYWAFRLTGVAANEVTSLGCHTDLWNPTTGAYSSLVDTLDIRPLMVPIRSAFDALGPVLPRVATEIGVDTPVPVHCGIHDSNASLLPHLVENEAPFAVVSTGTWVISFAVGGDLEHLDPKRDALANVDAYGRAVPSSRFMGGREFEILAGEIGQADPDAIEASLETVIGKGLMLLPNVVEGSGPFPGKKMRWIGDASVSPAERLAAASLYLALMTQACLGLIGAKGPIFVEGPFALNRAYLSALSALTGSDVVALPGSTGTSQGAALLTGIRPAAAMASQPIRAELRGLQNYREAWLRALAE, from the coding sequence ATGACCGCTACGCCAACCTATCGCCGCATCGCCGTTCTCGACATCGGCAAGACCAATGCCAAGGTGGTGGTGCTCGACGCACAAAGTGGCGCCGAGATCGCCGCCGTGCGAACCGCCAATACCGCGCTGAAGACTGGCCCCTATCCGCACTACGATATCGAGCGGCTGTGGGATTTCGCGATCGCGGCACTAAAGGGATTTGCTGAAACACCCGGCTTTGATGCGATATCGATCACCACCCATGGCGCCTCGGCCGTGCTTCTTGCCGCAGACGGCAGTCTTGCCATGCCGGTGCTCGACTACGAGCACGCCTATCCGGACGCCGTGCGCGATGCTTATGAGCGCCTGCGTCCACCCTTCAGCGAGACCTTTTCGCCGAAGCTTTCGGGCGGACTCAATGTCGGCGCGCAGATCCATTATCAGAAGAGCCAATTTCCTGATGATTTCGCCAGTGCCCGCGCCATCCTTACCTATCCGCAATACTGGGCCTTCCGGCTGACCGGCGTCGCCGCCAACGAGGTAACCTCGCTCGGCTGCCATACCGATCTCTGGAATCCGACGACCGGAGCCTATTCCTCGCTCGTCGATACGCTCGACATTCGTCCCCTGATGGTGCCGATCCGCTCGGCCTTCGACGCTCTCGGACCTGTCCTGCCCAGGGTCGCCACGGAGATCGGCGTGGATACGCCGGTTCCGGTCCATTGCGGCATTCACGATTCCAATGCCTCGCTGCTGCCGCATCTGGTGGAGAACGAGGCGCCCTTCGCTGTCGTATCGACCGGCACCTGGGTAATCAGCTTCGCCGTCGGCGGCGATCTCGAGCATCTCGATCCCAAACGCGATGCGCTCGCCAATGTCGATGCCTATGGCCGCGCGGTCCCTTCCTCGCGCTTCATGGGCGGGCGAGAATTCGAGATTCTCGCGGGCGAAATCGGGCAGGCGGATCCCGATGCCATCGAAGCTTCGCTCGAGACCGTGATCGGCAAGGGCCTCATGCTGCTGCCAAACGTGGTCGAGGGATCCGGCCCCTTCCCCGGCAAGAAAATGCGCTGGATCGGTGATGCATCTGTAAGCCCTGCGGAACGGCTCGCCGCCGCCAGCCTTTATCTGGCGCTGATGACGCAAGCCTGCCTCGGTCTGATCGGCGCCAAGGGGCCGATTTTTGTCGAAGGACCTTTTGCCCTCAACCGGGCCTATCTTTCAGCGCTTTCAGCGCTGACGGGGTCCGATGTCGTAGCCCTACCCGGCTCGACGGGGACCAGCCAGGGCGCCGCGCTGCTGACCGGCATCAGGCCAGCCGCTGCGATGGCGAGCCAGCCTATCCGGGCCGAGCTGCGGGGTCTGCAAAACTACCGCGAAGCTTGGCTCCGGGCATTGGCAGAATAA
- a CDS encoding branched-chain amino acid ABC transporter substrate-binding protein, whose product MSLKTLTAATFVASLAFAPLAHADITIGLIAPLTGPVAAYGDQVKNGAETAIEEINKSGGVLGQKLVLKLGDDAGDPKQGVSVANGFVGDSIRFVVGPVTSGVAIPVSDALSENGILMVTPTATAPDLTKRGLTNILRTCGRDDQQATVAADYVLKNFKDKKIAILNDKGAYGKGLADAFKATLNAGGVTEVVNDSLTPNEKDYSALTAKLKQAGVDLIYFGGYHPEAGLLARQLHDISVKAQIIGGDGLSNTEYWAIANDAAAGTIFTNAADALKSADSQSAVAALKARNIPAEAFTLNAYAAVQVLKAGIEKAGSADDAEAVGAALKKGESIDTAIGKVTYGETGDLTSQSFSLYKWEGGKIVSAE is encoded by the coding sequence ATGAGTCTGAAGACATTGACCGCAGCGACCTTCGTCGCCTCGCTGGCCTTTGCGCCGCTCGCGCATGCCGATATCACCATCGGCCTGATCGCGCCGCTGACCGGGCCGGTCGCCGCCTATGGCGATCAGGTCAAGAATGGCGCAGAAACCGCGATCGAGGAAATCAACAAGAGCGGCGGCGTTCTCGGCCAGAAGCTCGTCCTGAAGCTCGGTGACGATGCCGGCGATCCGAAGCAGGGCGTATCCGTCGCAAACGGTTTCGTCGGTGACAGTATCCGTTTCGTCGTTGGTCCCGTGACCTCGGGTGTCGCCATTCCGGTTTCGGATGCGCTCTCTGAAAACGGCATCCTGATGGTGACGCCGACCGCGACCGCCCCAGATCTCACCAAGCGTGGTCTCACCAATATCCTGCGTACCTGCGGCCGCGACGACCAGCAGGCGACCGTCGCTGCGGATTACGTGCTGAAGAACTTCAAGGACAAGAAGATCGCCATCCTCAACGACAAGGGCGCCTATGGCAAAGGCCTGGCGGACGCCTTCAAGGCAACGCTCAATGCCGGCGGCGTGACCGAAGTTGTCAACGACTCGTTGACCCCCAATGAAAAAGACTACAGCGCGCTGACGGCAAAGCTGAAGCAAGCCGGCGTCGACCTGATCTACTTCGGCGGCTATCATCCGGAAGCCGGCCTGCTTGCCCGCCAGCTGCATGACATCTCCGTCAAGGCGCAGATCATTGGCGGCGACGGCCTTTCCAACACCGAATATTGGGCAATCGCCAATGATGCCGCTGCCGGCACGATCTTCACCAACGCGGCCGATGCCCTGAAGAGCGCGGATTCTCAGAGCGCCGTCGCCGCACTGAAGGCACGCAACATTCCGGCGGAAGCCTTCACGCTCAACGCTTATGCCGCCGTGCAGGTGTTAAAGGCCGGTATCGAAAAGGCTGGCAGTGCAGACGACGCGGAAGCCGTCGGCGCTGCGCTGAAGAAGGGCGAGTCGATCGACACCGCCATTGGCAAAGTTACCTACGGCGAAACCGGCGACCTGACCTCGCAGAGCTTCTCGCTCTACAAGTGGGAAGGTGGCAAGATCGTTTCGGCCGAATAA
- a CDS encoding glutathione S-transferase family protein, translating to MKLYSHPLSGHSHRARLFLSLIGVSADIVEVDLAKAAHKTPEFLALNPFGQVPVLEDDGVIVPDSIAILVYLAKTYAEKSWLPEDAAGAAAVQRWLSVASGQIAYGPCAARLVTVFGAKFDADEVIARAHAILTLIDAELASRRWIAADHPTIADVALYSYIARAPEGNVDRFRYHNVTAWLARLEALPGFYPFQKTQIGIADAA from the coding sequence ATGAAGCTCTATTCCCATCCGCTGTCTGGCCATTCCCACCGCGCCCGCCTGTTCCTCTCGTTGATCGGTGTTAGCGCCGATATCGTCGAGGTCGATCTCGCTAAAGCCGCGCACAAGACGCCGGAATTCCTGGCGCTCAATCCTTTCGGGCAAGTTCCAGTGCTGGAAGACGACGGTGTCATCGTGCCAGACTCCATCGCCATCCTGGTCTATCTCGCCAAGACATACGCTGAAAAGAGCTGGCTGCCGGAAGACGCGGCTGGTGCTGCCGCCGTACAGCGCTGGCTCTCCGTGGCCTCCGGTCAAATCGCCTACGGCCCTTGTGCTGCACGCCTTGTCACCGTCTTCGGCGCCAAGTTCGATGCCGATGAGGTGATCGCTCGCGCCCATGCCATCCTGACGCTGATCGACGCTGAGCTTGCCAGCCGCCGATGGATCGCGGCCGATCACCCAACGATCGCCGACGTCGCGCTCTATAGCTACATCGCCCGCGCGCCGGAGGGCAATGTCGACCGCTTTCGGTACCACAACGTCACCGCATGGCTTGCCCGCCTCGAAGCCCTTCCGGGTTTCTACCCCTTCCAGAAGACCCAGATCGGCATTGCCGACGCAGCCTGA
- a CDS encoding GlxA family transcriptional regulator: MRSVAMIIFPGVQALDVSGPLDVFVEANAFIAAGAGYRVTLIGPERQPFRASNGMLLAPDITYEEVQPGFDMVLVAGGPELPAAAPDPRMIACLHRIVGAAARYGSICTGAFALGHAGLLAGRRVTTHWQNAPVLARMFPEANVDFDRIYIRDGALLTSAGVTAGIDLGLAIINEDHGAPVALAVAKRLVVVAQRQGGQSQFSPYIAAPAEEGSPIAKVYQHVMAHLPDRLSVSDLAERAGMSPRSFARTFVQQAQTTPAEFVEQARVDAARNLLEGSDLALKAVAFECGFGNVQRMRQVFAKRLGVTPNQYRASFRRS, from the coding sequence ATGAGATCGGTCGCGATGATCATTTTTCCTGGGGTGCAGGCCCTCGACGTCTCCGGTCCGCTGGATGTATTCGTCGAAGCGAATGCGTTCATCGCGGCGGGCGCCGGATATCGCGTGACCTTGATTGGCCCTGAGCGGCAGCCGTTCCGCGCCTCGAACGGCATGCTTCTGGCGCCGGACATTACCTATGAGGAGGTGCAGCCCGGCTTCGATATGGTGTTGGTTGCAGGAGGGCCGGAGCTTCCCGCAGCAGCACCCGACCCACGAATGATCGCCTGTCTGCACAGGATCGTCGGCGCGGCCGCACGCTATGGTTCGATCTGTACCGGTGCCTTCGCGCTTGGTCATGCGGGACTTCTTGCGGGCCGGCGGGTAACCACCCACTGGCAGAACGCGCCGGTTCTGGCACGGATGTTTCCCGAGGCGAATGTAGATTTCGATCGAATTTATATCCGCGATGGCGCGCTTCTGACTTCTGCTGGCGTCACTGCGGGCATCGATCTTGGCCTTGCCATCATCAATGAGGATCATGGCGCTCCTGTCGCGCTCGCCGTTGCCAAACGCCTTGTCGTCGTTGCACAGCGGCAAGGCGGCCAGTCGCAGTTTAGCCCCTACATTGCGGCGCCGGCGGAAGAGGGCTCCCCGATCGCCAAGGTCTATCAGCATGTCATGGCGCATCTGCCTGACCGCCTCTCGGTTTCCGATCTCGCGGAACGGGCAGGCATGAGCCCGCGGAGTTTCGCGCGTACTTTCGTGCAGCAGGCTCAGACGACGCCGGCCGAATTTGTTGAACAGGCGCGCGTCGATGCGGCACGCAATCTGCTGGAGGGAAGCGATCTTGCGCTGAAAGCCGTCGCCTTCGAATGCGGCTTCGGCAACGTTCAGCGCATGCGGCAGGTCTTTGCGAAGCGTCTGGGCGTGACGCCAAACCAATATCGAGCGAGTTTCAGGCGGAGCTAG